The Dermacentor silvarum isolate Dsil-2018 chromosome 3, BIME_Dsil_1.4, whole genome shotgun sequence region atgtgagcggagtggacaaaaggttgcatacgaaaatgtggctgaaaccagccgaaaaatcgagggtcgcgaagggaagcagtacagtattttttgcgatgaatgtcttagaaggggcgaacaaaacaAAGGCGTCAGAGATGCTTTCCACAGGACACAGGTAAAACGACAGCAGCGTGCGGAGGAATGTtggtctcctcagcgacgactaatttagggggatgttcgggagaatcgtcggaatggagatcgcacaaaggagaaagttcgacttcggcccgctcgcagtcgatgatggctttgtgtcgtgAGAGTaaatcccatccaagaatgatgtcgtgagagcaggatggcagcacaatgaactcaacaatgtacatcatgtcctcaattacaactcgagccgtacaagctgctaacagctgaacatgctgcgctgttgcggtacggagggctacGCCAGCAACTAGCGTTGtcactttccggatggagcgacagagtctttcatttattacacaagcggcggcaccagtgtccacaagggcaagagtttATACTCCCCCAACAGAAACAGCAGgtacattcgacggagaattgtgaggacttgggCGCTGTGACGGCGACGTAGTGCTTGCCTCATaaactgcggcgtttagttttcctcttctgaaggcatgggacgacgacgcattggggagagagagcgccgacgtggtgacggagatcgtcggtcgaaggacgcatgacgatcaggagctcttggaggtgatcctggagtgtatcggagcggtggctggtcggcatagcgagtcgttgggtcatagccatatgagacggccaacggcatgcggcggcgacagtagcgagcgatatgtccggggtggccacaggcaaagcaaattggtttgtcgtcaggagtacgccaagggtttgcgGCCATGAGGCTAGCGCAAGGGGCGCGGGGTGGCCTTCACTTTCAATAAAGAAAATGAAGACTGGTGCTGGCCGTGTATACCTTTTCGCTATTGTCAAATGTACTTACATAATTGTCTGCATCATCATTATCGATACGATTTTGCAGTCAGTACATTCACTTTTTAGAGCACTCGGACGACTTACTGTTGTTTAATCTTGGTATTTGCATCCGTTTGCTATTTGACGTAATCAGCTTTTCTGGAAATGATCGAGAGCTTTTGAACATCTCTTGCGTTCCACCACAAATACGTGCAGCGCTATCCCAATTCAACTATATCTAAATAAACAACTGATAATGTATTGCAACGGTGACCCATTTTTGTGCCGCAGCCATAAACCAGTTTTAAAACAAAGGTGTTGATCCCACGCTCTCTCTGGTGTAGTTATTTCACGAGGATATCAGTGGTATTTTTTACTTAACCTAAAGCAAACCGGCGACGCTGCTTTCCAAACAAAGCGCGATTGAGATAAACACAGTACATGTTATagattgtggggatgcgcgactctcacgcgtgccctgatgttgttttccccacatggcttccgtctcctgtaatccggcttcgccacgtagctttacggcggcggcgctcggtgtggttgcggcacattgcgagagatggcgcgagtgttgcgctgctaacgcaaCCTAGCGGTGGGGTTACTGGGGCGCGAAAGGGAGGAGGCTGTTCCTCTTTGGCTTGCGATCGGCGAGCGGCGCGGACCTACCGCGCGTGCGCCGACACGCTTCGCGGGACGTCCCGAGAAGGCTTAGAAGCACGACACCAGAGTGGACGAACACGAATCGTTTTAACGCGACACCGTTTGCGTGACCGTACACGATAACGACTAGGCATTGGTGTCTTGCATGCGGGCGAACAAATTCGCTCACTATCTGGTCGCAGTGGGTCGGACTTCatcgatttgtcgcgcgcccatcggcttagtaattcggctagcaggcatATTAGTGCATGAAAGGTGCCTTTTGCAACAAGCACTAGGTGTAACCAGCAACAGTCAACATTTAGTTTCTGGCATCACGGAAGGCCAGTCGCTGGAAGCCACAGAAAGCTGACTTTATTGACAGGTTACGCATATTGTGATGGTCAACCATTTTGAAAGGTAGATACTATAGTCCATTCGCGACCTGTTTGAAAGCAGTACTGATGAACCGTACAAATTCTGCCATGGAAGCTTTTTTATGTTACGCGCCATTCTTGCATATGAAACAATGACACCGAATAACAGTGTATCTTTGAATTCACTTGATTGCTGCGAACAGCGAACTGAAACTCGCAGCATGCATGCAGGCTATGTGAGCCTAGCCACTCGCTCGTGAATGAAAATTCGTCAGCTTCGTGAGCTGCAAGAAACACCAAGAATTCCGGAAGTCTGCTCCTAAAAACGACCGGGTCCATTTCCTAGTGCCATACCTGCCGCCTCTTTTTTGGCATCTGAGTGCACCTGGCTTTATTAAAGACCACGTATTCGCTTTTAAGCTCCTCACTTCCTTACAACTACATCATACCAGAACCTCTTCTTTTTTGCGTCAACCGCGCACTGTTCTGCACAACCCGGGGTATCCCTCAGGCCTCTTAGCTTACAAGACACCGTGTGGCAGCACAgatgaaatgctttttttttccatcaaTACATTGGGATGGGGGAGGTGAGAAAAAATGCGAAAGCGCTTGACCAGCCCGTTTACAGCAGGCAGCGGCAGGACGACGATTGACATTCTCGCTCTGAATAACAAGTTGAACTTACACAGGGTAGtaataatgaaataaaaaaactGCACATCAGCTTGCGCAATCGATGGAAAAAAACGAAACAGTGATGAAGGCGTGGCTAGTATGTAGATGACAAACAGAGCATTGATAAGAACATTTTAAAGCAGATTGCCAGCACATTGGACTGATTATATTTAACAAAGTGGCGCCGATGTGGCTAACcttataaaataaataattcgTGCAAGACGGATTTACTGACATTGTTTATATTATAGTGGGCGTCAAATGATTTGTTTAATGCTAGTGGTACCTGATACCATTATGTCGGGTATCCACAGTTTGTTCTGACAGCTGGTAACAAGCAGTGTAGTTTGCAGTGGTGTGGGTGCGGCGATTAAAACAAGTGCAGTGGAGCTtagcaagaaatattttccaaGTGGTTGTTTTGTTCGTTTCTATACATGCGTAATAGTTTTTACGCATACGAGTAAATACGGTCATACATGATTGGTCTCTAATTATTTGTGTTTCGAGTGTCTTCAGGGTAAATAAAAAACAATGCGAAGAGCACGTTTCTCAAGAACGGCTAGTGTCTGCATGAAGGTTAGTTTGTGTAGTAAATCGTCCCCCCATACCAGTGAGCTGTAATTCATATGCGAGCAGACTAAAGCATCCTGTAGTAACAACTTTTGTTTCCTAGGGCAAAATACCTTTATAATGTGACATGATACCTCTGTCTTTAGCAGATTTTAATGTTATATGGTTTATGTGGTCGTTTTATTGCATGTTTTCTCAGAATATTACCCCGAGTGATTTAAACAATTTCACGCATTCAATTTTTTATGAATTATAAAATAAAGAATTGCCTCTGATTTATCGGCATTAACTGTGAGGGCATTTTCATGTGACCAAACTTCTAGTTGTCCTAGCAAAAGAACAACTATAAGTTGAAAAAGGACAATAAATTGTCAGCTGCGCCCGAAGGTGAAGCATTGACAGCGTTGGCCTTTTGGTCATCGATCTGCCTTttcaacgtcgctattggaaatgacaaataaaactacAGCGTACTAACAGTTACAGCTTGAGTAATATTGTGAAGAAACGTTAGAAAGAGATCAGCAGCAATACTTTTTGCAACTTGTTTGGGGAgtatctagcgtatgtaatgcagtcCTGTACAAAGGACTTGCGGCCAGAGACCGCACTTTCTCAACTTTTCAcaggttgcccggatgatctaaTTTTGTGCTCGCAATGATGCGCGGATGTTCTCATTTGAGTGcacggataacggctctggattttggctcaaggtcacttgaaggtcaccgacaatgggagctaaaagcatttcatgcttaaaaatacAAGGAGACGTCTAGACCATTTTCTACTCCGTGACTGCTGTTCTCGGTTCCCACCGACTTCAGCGAAGACGGGTCGAACAATGTTAGGGAAATTCAGCGATCACACGTCACGAGCCTCAGCAAAGCAGCACATGTTGTACGATGGCTGCAAGCGAACGAAAGAACAAGCGCACAATTTTAATCCATTTCGTAGAGCTACGAAATGGATTAAAAGTGTCCTATTATAAATAGAAGCTCTTCTATTTTCGCAGTAGGGTGCGCAGATGATATTGCGCTGCCAAAAATTATTACCACTTTTTTAAGAAACCACCGAAATTATTGCTCTGTAAAAACAGGTTTGACTTAATCATTGCCAGATCGTTCAGTCAAACGAAAGCAATTTCAAACTAAGGGGCTGTTTCAACGAGTCTCCAGATTTTCGCGACCACTAGGAGCTTTCAGATGATCGCGTTTATGCGACTGTCGATGTCGGAACGCGGCCACCGCAGCCTgaggctgaattcacaaagcttttcgttcgtaagtgctccttgtcattggccagccgccttcgataatgatatgtccaacaccacAATTGGCTTTTACCAACAGTTTTAGCGTAAGTACGTtgttgtgaatctggcccctggttCATGACAAAGTGCACAGGAGAGGAGGACCGTAATTGCTGAGCCATAGCAGTAAGTCCACTTGAAAAGTGATCTGCCAAGTCAGTACGCAAACGTTTACTACATATTCATTTTTATTCGTTCAATGTGACAAAAGACTACAAGAACGCCAGCATCTTTTCAACATGGTGGCAACAACGTGCGTATATTGACTTCAACCGCGTACAAGTATTCGCCTAAGTAGGCCGGTGCAGGTTAGCTAGAGCATTACAGTGATCCAGCAGCGTCGCTTATCTATCAAGCCCTTCGACTCCCTCCAAACAATCTATATTCTCTACTGAAACGTATTTACCACCATGGCACACTCCTGTCAAGCCCCATTCACCCGCTCACTCCACCGTTACTGTCATCACCCTTAACTGTCAGGACGACTTTGACCTGGTTGGCATCTGTGGTTCCGCTTCCATCGCTGCCCACTCCTGTTCCGGATCCCGACGGAATTCCAACACCTGGAACACCTCCGCCTGCTCCGCCACCTGGCAGGCCACCGGTGGGACTTCCGAGACCGCCAGATCCAACGCCCGGTTGTATCGCTCCTGTTCCTGCTCCACCGCTTCCAATACTTCCTAGTCCTGGTACACTACCGAGTCCCTGCACGCTTCCGGCGCCACCGGGAGGAATTCCTGATCCCGAGACGCTGCCTCCACTTCCTGGGACGCTTCCTGCTCCACCACTTCCAATACTTCCGAGTCCTGGTACACTGCCTCCGATGCCGGGGATACCTGCGGTCCCTCCGTTGCCGGGATTTCCACCTGCACCAAGTACGACCTCTACGGATATTTTGCTGTTGTTGGTGCTGCCGGTATCACTTCCACTGCTACCCGACAAACTTCCACTTCCGGATCCGTTAGTGGAGCCACCACTTCCTGTAGTAGGATAAGGCGGGGCAAAATTAAACGTTTTCAAAATTAAGTGTTTCATGCTGATTAAAATATTATCGTGACAAAGAACTCGCACGTTCATATTAGATGTGCTGAACGTGAAGACATGCTTACCACACATGATGAGAAAAAGTGCCGCTAGCAACGCACCCTTTCCACTCTTGATCGTCCACGAAAGCATGTTGGCCATGTAGCGCCGTCTCAAGTTATCCTGCAGGGAAGCAGCTAATGAAGATTGCTAACAATCATATTGTGAGCGTAGCATAACAACGCAAAACTGTCAGCTGTTTGATGTGAAGATACTTTTCGAACCATTCAACAGTGCTCATTTACTACATGAATATaccttaagagaaagctttagcacAAGGCCAGCTCCtatttccctattcaaatacatgttaTTCGCAAGAAAATGCCCTCATTAGACCACTGCTCA contains the following coding sequences:
- the LOC119445656 gene encoding acanthoscurrin-2-like — its product is MANMLSWTIKSGKGALLAALFLIMCGSGGSTNGSGSGSLSGSSGSDTGSTNNSKISVEVVLGAGGNPGNGGTAGIPGIGGSVPGLGSIGSGGAGSVPGSGGSVSGSGIPPGGAGSVQGLGSVPGLGSIGSGGAGTGAIQPGVGSGGLGSPTGGLPGGGAGGGVPGVGIPSGSGTGVGSDGSGTTDANQVKVVLTVKGDDSNGGVSG